One Candidatus Poribacteria bacterium DNA window includes the following coding sequences:
- a CDS encoding DUF1800 domain-containing protein — protein MSNNDVALMAHLMRRAGFGATRTELEAYAEKGYENVVDDLVHPERGTPIDEDILERYFGGEGAYVGIWVYRMLNSRCPLQEKMALFWHHVFATGLGKNQHILASSDQIDMLRRVGMGKMRDILLELSKDPAMIFWLDNNENRKGEPNENYGRELLELFSLGVGNYSEDDIKNCALAFTGWTFGQPIPLYPHGYYSPPFMFVEEEHDDCEKTFLGHTGNFNGDDIIDIIVEQPACARFISRHLYNFFVADEPQVPSWNVTPPQDPDAIDTLANAFIESDGHLSHVLGVLFNSDFFKEAQFKKVKSPTELVLGIVKLVGTFQSPQPGAGQFSSATQLMGQKLLDPPTVEGWHTGKEWIDGGLLTSRVNFAVREVSDASKPGIQDLIGRLKASNGSSLSAEAFVDQCLDYVGPLPVGDTTKQYLTEFAEASGELNFGDDDAAAANQTKVVNMLQLIVASREYQLG, from the coding sequence ATGTCAAACAACGATGTTGCGTTAATGGCGCACCTCATGCGCCGCGCAGGGTTTGGAGCAACCCGCACCGAGTTGGAAGCCTACGCCGAGAAAGGCTACGAGAACGTTGTTGACGATCTCGTCCATCCTGAACGTGGAACTCCCATTGATGAAGATATTTTAGAACGCTACTTTGGTGGCGAAGGTGCTTATGTCGGTATCTGGGTCTATCGGATGCTGAACAGCAGATGCCCGCTTCAGGAGAAGATGGCACTCTTCTGGCACCATGTCTTCGCAACGGGACTCGGCAAGAATCAGCATATCCTTGCATCTTCAGACCAGATTGATATGCTGCGGCGCGTCGGTATGGGGAAGATGCGGGACATTCTGCTCGAACTCTCCAAAGATCCGGCGATGATCTTCTGGCTCGATAACAATGAAAATCGCAAGGGTGAACCCAACGAGAATTACGGCAGAGAGCTTCTCGAACTTTTCTCATTAGGGGTCGGTAACTACTCAGAGGACGACATCAAGAACTGCGCCCTCGCTTTTACAGGCTGGACATTCGGGCAGCCGATTCCGTTGTATCCGCACGGTTACTACTCACCGCCATTTATGTTCGTTGAAGAAGAACACGATGACTGTGAGAAAACTTTCTTAGGACACACCGGAAACTTCAACGGGGATGACATCATTGACATCATCGTTGAGCAACCCGCTTGCGCGAGGTTTATCTCTCGACATCTCTATAACTTCTTTGTCGCAGATGAGCCGCAGGTACCGTCATGGAATGTGACCCCGCCGCAGGACCCGGATGCCATTGATACACTCGCAAACGCGTTTATCGAGTCCGACGGACATCTGTCGCACGTCTTGGGGGTCCTTTTTAATTCTGATTTCTTTAAGGAAGCGCAATTCAAGAAGGTAAAGAGTCCAACAGAACTCGTCCTTGGAATCGTGAAGTTGGTGGGAACTTTCCAATCTCCGCAACCCGGCGCGGGACAGTTTTCGAGTGCCACACAGTTAATGGGGCAGAAACTTCTCGATCCACCCACAGTCGAAGGTTGGCACACCGGTAAAGAGTGGATTGATGGTGGACTGCTGACGTCTCGTGTGAACTTCGCTGTTCGTGAGGTGAGTGATGCGTCTAAACCCGGTATTCAGGATCTGATCGGTCGTCTGAAGGCGTCTAATGGGAGCTCGCTCTCCGCGGAAGCGTTTGTCGACCAATGTCTTGATTATGTGGGTCCACTGCCGGTAGGCGATACCACGAAGCAGTACTTGACCGAATTTGCCGAGGCGAGCGGTGAACTCAATTTCGGGGACGACGACGCTGCAGCGGCGAATCAAACCAAAGTCGTGAATATGCTCCAATTAATTGTGGCTTCAAGAGAGTATCAACTTGGCTAA
- a CDS encoding DUF1501 domain-containing protein: MATTKKPPVLVVVQLSGGNDFMNTLIPYTAGIYHDSRPVVGIKAEDVLPHNDTLGWNPSATPLKEMFDAGDVAVVQGIGYPDSNRSHFRAMDIWHTCEPLKIGDEGWVGRLVRELDPQSQNVLTAVSFGQGLPRACALSGIPVTSVGDLDNYGLMTSIGDEGHRTKALEIFKAMYSSTIGSGIVMDYLSQTGLDVIKGADELKKAPAMYQSDVEYPQSSIAKSLRDVARVHFADLGTRVFYTQHGGYDNHANEVPNHPRLLKDLTEAIQAFFTDLRARDASEEVIMYVFTEFGRRIQDNASGTDHGTGGGAFIIGDRVKGGLYSEYPSLDPSRWAHGEDLEHTIDFRGIYGTLLEQWMGVDPTHIVGGNFEQIHPFS; the protein is encoded by the coding sequence ATGGCTACTACGAAAAAACCCCCAGTCCTTGTCGTTGTGCAGCTATCGGGCGGCAACGACTTTATGAATACGCTTATCCCCTACACGGCGGGGATTTACCACGATTCCCGACCTGTTGTAGGTATCAAAGCCGAAGATGTACTACCCCATAACGATACCTTGGGATGGAATCCGAGTGCTACGCCTCTCAAAGAGATGTTTGATGCCGGCGATGTCGCTGTTGTGCAGGGTATAGGCTACCCAGATTCAAACCGCTCTCACTTCCGGGCAATGGATATCTGGCACACCTGTGAACCGCTGAAGATTGGTGATGAAGGTTGGGTCGGCAGACTCGTCCGCGAACTTGATCCGCAAAGCCAGAACGTTCTAACTGCTGTCAGTTTTGGACAGGGGCTCCCGCGCGCCTGCGCGCTTTCAGGTATCCCGGTTACTTCTGTCGGCGATTTGGACAACTACGGCCTGATGACCAGTATTGGCGATGAAGGGCACCGGACGAAGGCACTTGAGATATTCAAGGCGATGTATAGCAGCACGATCGGCAGCGGTATCGTGATGGACTACCTCAGCCAGACGGGGTTGGATGTGATTAAAGGTGCTGATGAACTTAAGAAGGCACCGGCGATGTATCAGTCTGACGTGGAATATCCGCAAAGCTCCATCGCGAAAAGCCTCAGGGATGTTGCCCGGGTCCACTTCGCTGACCTCGGTACACGCGTTTTTTACACGCAGCACGGTGGGTATGACAACCACGCCAACGAGGTACCAAACCACCCACGTCTCTTGAAGGATCTCACGGAAGCCATCCAAGCGTTCTTCACCGACCTGCGGGCGCGCGATGCCTCTGAAGAGGTTATCATGTACGTCTTCACGGAATTCGGCAGACGTATCCAAGACAACGCCAGCGGAACCGACCACGGCACCGGCGGCGGTGCGTTTATCATTGGTGATCGGGTGAAAGGCGGACTCTATTCCGAATATCCGTCCCTTGATCCGTCCCGTTGGGCACACGGTGAAGACCTTGAGCACACGATTGACTTCCGGGGTATCTACGGAACGCTTCTTGAGCAGTGGATGGGTGTAGATCCGACGCACATCGTCGGTGGGAATTTTGAACAGATCCACCCCTTTTCTTAG